The DNA segment CCCGCCTTCCTGCGAGCCGTTCAGCCACAAAAAGTGGTGATCTCCCGGGGGCACCTCAATTCGTACGGGCATCCACACCCGCTGGTCGTTTCGCGTATCCGCGGTTTGCCCGCCGAGATTCATGACACGGCGGAGCAGGGCGCTTTGCTGCTGCGGCTGGGGGCTCATGTCGAGCCGGAAAGCTGGCGAGAAAAGTCCGTGTTCTGGAGGGAAAAATGAGAACGGCGGCGGTCGGCGAACGCCGACCCTATGCTAGAGTGGCGCCACTTTTCCGAAGGGGATTTCCTACCGTGTGGGAGTTGGTCAAAGCCGGTGGCTGGATGATGCTACCGATCATTCTGTGTTCCATCGCCGCCACCGCGATAGTTGCTGAACGCCTGTGGACCTTGCGCCTCAGTCGCGTCTCGCCGCCGCACCTGCTGGGACAGGTCTGGCGCCAGATCAAGGACAAGCAACTCAATGGCCAGAGGCTCAAGGAACTGCGCGCATCGTCGCCCCTGGGTGAAGTGTTGGCCGCGGGCCTGGCCAACTCCAAGCATGGTCGCGAGATCATGAAAGAGTGCATCGAGGAAGCCGCCAGCCGGGTCATTCATGAACTGGAGCGCTACCTCAACGCCCTTGGCACCATCGCCGCCATGGCCCCGCTGCTGGGCCTGCTCGGCACCGTGTTCGGCATGATCGATATCTTCGGTGGCTTCATGGAAAACGGCATGGCCAATGCGCCGCTGCTGGCCGGCGGGATCGCCAAGGCCCTGGTGACCACTGCGGCGGGCCTGATCGTGGCCATCCCCGCTGTGTTCTTCCATCGCTATCTGCTGCGTCGCGTCGACGAGTTGGTGGTAGCCATGGAGCAGGAGGCGATCAAGCTGGTTGAAGTGGTCCAGGGTGATCGCGAGGTCGACTTCGCAGAGGAAGCCAAAGCGTGAAGTTCCGCCGCAGGGCGGGCAATGTCGCCCGCGAAGAGGTGTTCCTCAACCTCACTTCGTTGATCGACGTGATCTTCGTGCTGTTGCTGTTCTTCGTGGTGACCACCACTTTCAGCAAGCCCAGCCAGCTGAAGATCGAGCTGCCCGAAGCGGTTAGTGGCACGCCATCCCAGGAAACCGAGCTCAAGACCCTGGAGTTGAGTATCGCGGCCGACGGGCAGTACTCACTCAATGGGCAGAACCTGGTCAAGAGCGACCTGGCGACCCTGATCTCGGCCCTGGGACGTGAGTCGGAAGGCGATAACAGCTTGCCGCTGGTCATTACCGCCGATGCCCGTACTACCCACCAGTCAGTGGTTACTGCCATGGACGCCGCAGGCAAGCTGGGCTTCAGCCATCTGCGCATGACCACCATCGAGTCCGACCCGGCCAAGCAGCCCTGATGGCTTTCTCCGATCGACTGTTGGACGCCTGGTACCAGGGCCACCCGGCCCTCGGTCTGCTGGCCCCGCTGGAGTGGCTCTACCGTCGGGTGGCACAGCGCAAGCGTGCCGCCTTCCTGGCTGGGCAGGGCGGCAGTTATCGGTCGCCTGTTCCGCTGATCGTGGTCGGCAACATCACCGTTGGCGGCACTGGCAAGACACCCATGATTCTCTGGCTGATCGAGTATTGCCGGGCGCGCGGGCTGCGTGTCGGTGTGGTCAGCCGTGGTTACGGCGCCAAGCCGCCACAACTTCCCTGGCGCGTGCGCGCGGAGCAGGGCGCCGAACTGGCCGGCGACGAGCCGCTGCTGATCGTCCAGCGCAGCGGCGTACCCCTGATGATCGATCCGGACCGTTCCCGCGCGGTGAGAGCCTTGCTGGAGCAGGAAGAGCTGGACCTGATCCTCAGTGACGATGGCTTGCAGCACTACCGCCTGGCACGTGACCTGGAACTGGTACTGATCGACGCGGCCCGTGGTCTGGGCAATCGCCGCTGCCTGCCGGCCGGCCCCCTGCGCGAGCCGCCGGAGCGCCTGGTTTCGGTGGACGCGGTGCTGCGCAATGGCGCCGAGGCCGACTCGGAGGATGGTTTCGCCTTTACTCTGCAGCCGAGCGTGCTGGTCAACCTCAAGAGCGGCAAGCGCGTGGGGCTGGATCATTTTCCGCTGGGCCAGGCCGTCCATGCCGTTGCTGGCATCGGTAACCCCCAGCGTTTCTTCAGGACCCTGGAGGCGCTAAACTGGCGCCCGATTCCGCACCCCTTCGCCGATCATGCTGTCTACAGCTCGCAGGCGCTGGATTTCACGCCGGTGCTGCCCGTTCTGATGACCGAGAAGGATGCGGTGAAGTGCCGGGCCTTCGCGGCCGCTGATTGGTGGTACCTGGCGGTCGACGCAGTCCCGTCATCGGCGTTCGTCGCCTGGTTCGACGGGCAACTGGCCCGCCTGCTGCC comes from the Pseudomonas sp. TCU-HL1 genome and includes:
- a CDS encoding MotA/TolQ/ExbB proton channel family protein; translated protein: MWELVKAGGWMMLPIILCSIAATAIVAERLWTLRLSRVSPPHLLGQVWRQIKDKQLNGQRLKELRASSPLGEVLAAGLANSKHGREIMKECIEEAASRVIHELERYLNALGTIAAMAPLLGLLGTVFGMIDIFGGFMENGMANAPLLAGGIAKALVTTAAGLIVAIPAVFFHRYLLRRVDELVVAMEQEAIKLVEVVQGDREVDFAEEAKA
- a CDS encoding ExbD/TolR family protein, coding for MKFRRRAGNVAREEVFLNLTSLIDVIFVLLLFFVVTTTFSKPSQLKIELPEAVSGTPSQETELKTLELSIAADGQYSLNGQNLVKSDLATLISALGRESEGDNSLPLVITADARTTHQSVVTAMDAAGKLGFSHLRMTTIESDPAKQP
- the lpxK gene encoding tetraacyldisaccharide 4'-kinase, with protein sequence MAFSDRLLDAWYQGHPALGLLAPLEWLYRRVAQRKRAAFLAGQGGSYRSPVPLIVVGNITVGGTGKTPMILWLIEYCRARGLRVGVVSRGYGAKPPQLPWRVRAEQGAELAGDEPLLIVQRSGVPLMIDPDRSRAVRALLEQEELDLILSDDGLQHYRLARDLELVLIDAARGLGNRRCLPAGPLREPPERLVSVDAVLRNGAEADSEDGFAFTLQPSVLVNLKSGKRVGLDHFPLGQAVHAVAGIGNPQRFFRTLEALNWRPIPHPFADHAVYSSQALDFTPVLPVLMTEKDAVKCRAFAAADWWYLAVDAVPSSAFVAWFDGQLARLLPERF